A genomic stretch from Erysipelothrix sp. HDW6C includes:
- a CDS encoding ABC transporter ATP-binding protein, whose amino-acid sequence MIQFINVNKRYENKSILEDISISIPPGTILGLVGRNGAGKSTLLRLICGVLQADAGIVAYHEENVYDNPNAKKEIFFVSDDAYFMTKASILEMKQFYRVFYKNFSEERFFELIRLFGLKQTDTIASFSKGMKRHVSLALGIASRTKVLLLDEAFDGLDPTMRFKIRQIISEEVSTYKRTVVISSHNLQELADICDSVAIMDNKRIRLNYTQEDIITHYHKYRIAFAEPIDPALFAELTPIFLGGKAKIFTMIVKGCRETTEHYLNSLNPLLLERDDVSLDEIFMYEMGGY is encoded by the coding sequence ATGATACAGTTCATCAATGTGAATAAGCGCTACGAAAACAAATCAATACTCGAGGATATCAGCATTTCAATTCCACCTGGAACAATTCTAGGCCTCGTTGGACGTAATGGGGCAGGGAAATCGACTTTGCTACGCCTCATTTGTGGTGTCCTTCAAGCCGATGCGGGAATCGTCGCCTATCACGAAGAAAATGTTTATGACAACCCCAATGCAAAAAAAGAAATCTTTTTTGTCAGTGACGATGCCTATTTTATGACCAAAGCATCAATTTTAGAAATGAAGCAATTCTACCGTGTCTTCTATAAAAATTTTTCTGAGGAACGCTTCTTTGAGTTGATCAGACTCTTTGGCTTGAAACAAACAGATACAATTGCTTCATTTTCAAAAGGGATGAAGCGTCACGTTTCATTAGCTTTGGGAATTGCATCACGTACAAAGGTACTCCTTCTTGATGAAGCTTTTGATGGTCTCGATCCAACAATGCGTTTTAAAATTCGCCAAATTATCAGTGAAGAGGTTTCCACATACAAGCGTACTGTTGTCATTTCTTCGCACAACTTGCAAGAACTCGCAGATATTTGCGATTCTGTTGCAATTATGGATAACAAACGGATTCGTTTGAATTATACCCAAGAGGATATCATTACGCATTATCATAAATATCGGATTGCCTTTGCAGAGCCAATCGATCCCGCGCTTTTCGCTGAACTTACTCCTATCTTTTTAGGAGGAAAGGCGAAAATATTTACCATGATTGTTAAAGGGTGTCGTGAAACCACTGAACACTATCTCAACAGCCTCAATCCCTTGCTACTAGAACGTGATGACGTTTCACTTGATGAAATATTCATGTACGAAATGGGAGGGTACTAA
- a CDS encoding histidine phosphatase family protein — protein sequence MKIVLVRHGYTIGNDLGTYTGWSDTKLSEKGIEELHEYRETYAYPKTDRYYTSDLVRTIDTFKLIYGDETPINESSPAFREIHFGDYEDIRWDQIDNIPYNEVYIRNQPHVNGETISQVALRIFGKLNAILDEMVVAREDSLTIVCHSGIVKTFLMFLAPLSFDTFREIATPNGLGYIMDVDYDVVNKLVTMNNYIEIPKK from the coding sequence ATGAAAATTGTACTGGTACGACATGGCTACACGATTGGAAATGATTTGGGAACCTATACAGGTTGGAGTGATACAAAGCTCTCTGAAAAAGGAATTGAAGAATTACATGAGTATCGTGAAACATACGCATATCCCAAAACTGATCGCTATTATACATCTGATTTGGTCCGAACAATTGATACATTCAAACTAATTTATGGTGATGAAACACCAATTAATGAATCGTCGCCCGCATTTCGTGAAATTCATTTTGGTGATTACGAAGATATACGTTGGGATCAAATCGATAATATCCCCTATAATGAAGTATATATTCGCAACCAACCGCATGTAAATGGTGAGACAATCTCACAGGTTGCATTGCGTATTTTTGGAAAGTTGAATGCGATTCTTGATGAAATGGTAGTTGCACGAGAAGATTCATTGACGATTGTTTGCCATTCAGGTATCGTTAAAACATTCCTCATGTTCTTGGCTCCCCTATCTTTTGATACATTCCGTGAAATCGCTACACCCAATGGGCTCGGATACATTATGGATGTGGATTATGATGTCGTAAACAAACTTGTAACTATGAATAATTATATTGAAATACCGAAGAAATAA
- a CDS encoding GntR family transcriptional regulator, translating to MISINTKSTTPIFEQIVQQVGKYIALGVLKPHEQLPTVRVLAKELGINPNTVSKAYHECEMNELIYSIPGKGSFVTDATEGVNTIVYDAYAQFLKAHNQLKELGETEEAISLFLERNKL from the coding sequence ATGATTTCAATTAATACAAAAAGTACAACGCCAATTTTTGAGCAAATCGTACAACAAGTCGGAAAATATATCGCCTTGGGTGTTTTGAAACCGCACGAACAATTACCTACTGTACGGGTCCTTGCTAAAGAACTTGGGATTAACCCCAATACAGTTTCAAAGGCCTACCATGAATGTGAAATGAATGAATTGATTTATTCGATTCCGGGGAAGGGATCGTTTGTAACGGATGCTACTGAGGGAGTAAATACCATTGTTTATGATGCCTATGCGCAGTTTTTAAAGGCGCATAACCAACTTAAAGAGTTGGGTGAGACAGAAGAGGCAATTTCATTGTTTCTTGAGAGGAATAAATTATGA